In Pseudoduganella albidiflava, a single window of DNA contains:
- a CDS encoding capsular biosynthesis protein, with protein MTTEISHDDAMLVVDIDGTLCDIKTADQSYADLVPRADMLAKLREYQQRGYRIMLYTSRNMKTHNHNLGLINKHTAPVLLDWLARWDVPYDEILFGKPWPRTKGFYIDDRAVRPDEFLRLSEQEIHQLLGHE; from the coding sequence ATGACGACTGAAATTTCCCACGATGACGCGATGCTGGTGGTCGACATCGACGGCACCCTTTGCGACATCAAGACGGCCGATCAATCCTATGCGGACCTGGTGCCGCGGGCCGACATGCTGGCCAAGCTGCGCGAATACCAGCAACGGGGCTACCGCATCATGCTGTACACGTCGCGCAACATGAAGACGCACAACCATAACCTGGGCCTGATCAACAAGCACACCGCCCCCGTGCTGCTCGACTGGCTGGCCCGCTGGGACGTGCCGTACGACGAAATCCTGTTCGGCAAGCCCTGGCCGCGCACCAAGGGGTTCTACATCGACGACCGGGCCGTCCGTCCCGATGAATTCCTGCGCCTGTCCGAGCAGGAAATCCACCAGTTGCTGGGCCACGAGTGA
- a CDS encoding glycosyltransferase family 2 protein has translation MADQRILVFIPAYRCASQVTRVLDQFDDSVRRWVDTVIVVDNRSPDNTLDAAIGHARARLPSLRFIGWRNDDNYGLGGSHKAAFRYAIEQGFDYLVVLHGDDQADIRDLVPELERGSHREVDCLMGARFMPGSRLIGYSFVRTLGNRVYNLLFSAVAGRRIYDLGSGLNMYRLAAFQDFYYKTFPDDLTFNYVMLLGSYHAGQRVRFFPISWREEDQVSNVRLFRQAFKVLSLLGGFMVRRGAFLREPLRARPFERYSGQIVYRQEGQQDPARQEVQQDPARQ, from the coding sequence ATGGCCGACCAGCGAATCCTCGTTTTCATTCCCGCCTACCGCTGCGCCAGCCAGGTCACGCGCGTACTGGACCAGTTCGACGACAGCGTACGGCGCTGGGTCGATACCGTGATCGTCGTCGACAACCGTTCGCCGGACAATACCCTCGACGCGGCCATCGGGCACGCCCGCGCGCGGCTGCCGTCGCTGCGCTTCATCGGCTGGCGCAACGACGACAACTACGGCCTGGGCGGTTCGCACAAGGCCGCCTTCCGCTACGCCATCGAGCAGGGCTTCGATTACCTGGTGGTGCTGCATGGCGACGACCAGGCCGATATCCGCGACCTGGTGCCCGAGCTGGAACGGGGCAGCCACCGCGAAGTCGATTGCCTGATGGGCGCGCGCTTCATGCCGGGCAGCCGGCTGATCGGCTATTCCTTCGTGCGCACGCTGGGCAACCGCGTCTACAACCTGCTGTTCTCGGCGGTGGCCGGGCGCCGCATCTACGACCTGGGTTCGGGGCTGAACATGTACCGGCTCGCGGCCTTCCAGGATTTCTATTACAAGACCTTCCCTGACGACCTCACCTTCAACTACGTGATGCTGCTGGGCAGTTACCATGCGGGCCAGCGGGTGCGCTTCTTCCCGATCAGCTGGCGCGAGGAAGACCAGGTATCGAACGTGCGGCTGTTCCGCCAGGCGTTCAAGGTCCTGTCGCTGCTGGGCGGCTTCATGGTGCGCCGCGGCGCGTTCCTGCGTGAACCGCTGCGCGCCAGGCCGTTCGAGCGCTACAGCGGCCAGATCGTCTATCGGCAAGAAGGACAACAGGATCCGGCGCGGCAAGAAGTACAGCAGGACCCAGCGCGGCAATGA
- a CDS encoding glycosyltransferase family 2 protein — MQNIVITMAGRGSRFYDAGYTVPKYEIMAHGRSLFDWSMLSLQQFLEQPARLIFVCLKENDSGAYVRERCAALGLADVHVLELDAVTDGQATSAWLSRALWQADAPLLIYNIDTYVEPRALAPADIRPGSDGWVPCFQVPGDHWSFVRLGEDGWATDLAEKERISDFASIGLYWFARAADYASAYERFFADPANLVRGERYVAPLYKQLLRDGGRISIADLDPATVHVLGTPAELQAFLERSPEGQ, encoded by the coding sequence ATGCAGAACATTGTCATCACGATGGCGGGCCGCGGCTCGCGCTTCTACGACGCCGGCTACACGGTGCCGAAATACGAGATCATGGCGCACGGGCGCAGCCTGTTCGACTGGTCGATGCTGTCGCTCCAGCAGTTCCTGGAACAGCCGGCGCGGCTGATCTTCGTCTGCCTGAAGGAGAACGATTCGGGCGCCTACGTGCGCGAACGCTGCGCGGCCCTGGGCCTGGCGGACGTGCATGTGCTGGAACTCGACGCGGTGACGGATGGCCAGGCCACCAGCGCCTGGCTGTCGCGCGCCCTGTGGCAGGCCGATGCGCCGCTGCTGATCTACAACATCGACACCTATGTGGAACCGCGCGCGCTGGCGCCGGCCGATATCCGCCCGGGATCGGATGGCTGGGTACCCTGCTTCCAGGTGCCGGGCGATCACTGGAGCTTCGTGCGGCTCGGCGAGGATGGCTGGGCCACCGACCTGGCCGAGAAGGAGCGCATCTCGGACTTCGCCTCGATCGGCCTGTACTGGTTCGCCCGCGCGGCCGACTATGCCAGCGCCTACGAGCGCTTCTTTGCCGATCCGGCCAACCTGGTGCGGGGCGAACGCTATGTCGCGCCTCTCTACAAGCAGTTGCTGCGCGACGGCGGGCGCATCTCGATCGCCGACCTCGATCCGGCCACGGTGCACGTGCTGGGCACGCCAGCGGAGCTGCAGGCGTTCCTGGAGCGGTCGCCGGAAGGGCAGTAA
- a CDS encoding lysylphosphatidylglycerol synthase domain-containing protein encodes MTRAVRIYLALLATLVAGWLLLRADALSEAVARTELAVLTAVTALYMASHLFRMLRLALLSLEERDQAFELAAAHALTAFPSSFLPFKAGELLRLAALAFVYRRKRKALALWAAERFGDIAVLSTVILGMYLFDVNVPDTMRTVFVLFLVVGLAALFVLFAVAKTFVYLNRHLVLVSHSRHGLQLLRISHAVRQMEMDIYRCLDGRITAFLLLSALIWLLEIGALALFIRVIDGMNNGVASGDEAFGAIFASGLLASLPGKDLSEFGLYQSLALVLLTVIFAGAVILASRLKSMKG; translated from the coding sequence ATGACACGCGCGGTGCGCATCTACCTGGCGCTGCTGGCCACGCTGGTGGCCGGCTGGCTCCTGCTGCGCGCCGATGCGCTGTCGGAAGCCGTGGCCCGCACCGAGCTGGCGGTGCTGACGGCGGTGACCGCGCTGTACATGGCTTCGCACCTGTTCCGCATGCTGCGGCTGGCCCTGCTGTCGCTGGAAGAACGCGACCAGGCCTTCGAGCTGGCGGCGGCGCACGCGCTGACGGCCTTCCCCAGCAGCTTCCTGCCGTTCAAGGCGGGCGAGCTGCTGCGCCTGGCCGCGCTGGCCTTCGTATACCGCCGCAAGCGCAAGGCGCTGGCGCTGTGGGCGGCCGAACGCTTCGGCGACATCGCCGTGCTCAGCACCGTCATCCTCGGCATGTACCTGTTCGATGTGAACGTGCCCGACACCATGCGCACGGTCTTCGTGCTGTTCCTGGTGGTCGGGTTGGCCGCGCTGTTCGTGCTGTTCGCGGTGGCCAAGACCTTCGTCTACCTGAACCGCCACCTGGTGCTGGTCAGCCACAGCCGCCACGGCTTGCAGCTGCTGCGCATCAGCCACGCGGTGCGGCAGATGGAAATGGATATCTACCGCTGCCTGGATGGCCGCATCACCGCCTTCCTGCTGCTGTCCGCGCTGATCTGGCTGCTGGAGATCGGTGCCCTGGCCCTGTTCATCCGCGTCATCGATGGGATGAACAATGGTGTCGCCTCGGGCGACGAAGCGTTCGGTGCCATCTTCGCCTCCGGCCTGCTGGCCTCCCTGCCGGGCAAGGACTTGAGCGAATTCGGCCTGTACCAGTCGCTGGCGCTGGTGTTGCTGACCGTGATCTTCGCGGGTGCCGTGATCCTCGCCAGCCGCCTGAAATCGATGAAAGGCTGA
- a CDS encoding DUF3488 domain-containing protein, which yields MKLDKLWLVAAVVLLGLAASLLRFKTILSGDSLFMEQLVVDLVQDGGRWIDWKFPVAPAFVPDMLLYFALYPALPDAATRIFAVSVAQAAILTGTVLWFSWQIYPALSRRAAAVMVLGMAFLTLTAARSSMWLYFYSTNNHLPAVLFGLAGLAMAMRYVATGSRRAALAIVAITIAGCISTSLFYLTVVMPALLLLACSWLMLRGAAMAQARRRVLLLAGCIVIGLIAADLLLKVLVHYKPLGGIDNIAPGPAGRAMTLFVAATLAAFDLANPYTFSLAVLLAASLLFVLFHFARSVTADATGLRAGFQDSPRIAVTGAMLGASLLLTLLGALLAGRFGDEYAYRYFTFPLLLAAVLAIVLLDRGVPRFVWDAVLLAGGALTLAGCLNTARTATPIATTNPIADCLMDVERQNFTLRGGISDYWTGPQVRQFMPKKLHILDTYNDLVPHFWVTTIGPLLRPERYPQIKYNFALLRPRGDTSGFNYTAETTGKNLPQPSRVHVCQTGNEVWLYDGNELDDAVRKVAARYMQEKGIHR from the coding sequence ATGAAACTGGATAAACTCTGGCTTGTAGCCGCCGTGGTGCTGCTGGGCCTGGCGGCAAGCCTGCTGCGGTTCAAGACCATCCTGAGCGGCGATTCGCTCTTCATGGAACAGCTGGTGGTCGACCTGGTGCAGGATGGCGGCCGCTGGATCGACTGGAAATTCCCGGTCGCCCCCGCCTTCGTGCCGGACATGCTGCTGTATTTCGCCCTGTATCCGGCCCTGCCCGATGCGGCAACGCGCATCTTCGCCGTTTCCGTTGCCCAGGCAGCGATCCTCACCGGCACCGTGCTGTGGTTCAGCTGGCAGATCTACCCGGCGCTGAGCCGGCGTGCGGCTGCCGTGATGGTGCTGGGCATGGCATTCCTCACGCTGACAGCGGCCCGCTCGTCGATGTGGCTGTACTTCTACAGTACCAACAACCACCTGCCGGCCGTGCTGTTCGGCCTGGCGGGACTGGCCATGGCGATGCGCTACGTGGCCACCGGATCGCGCCGGGCGGCCCTGGCGATCGTGGCGATCACCATTGCCGGCTGCATTTCCACCAGCCTGTTCTACCTCACCGTGGTCATGCCCGCCTTGCTGCTGCTGGCCTGCTCGTGGCTGATGCTGCGCGGGGCTGCCATGGCCCAGGCGCGCCGCCGGGTGCTGCTGCTGGCCGGCTGCATCGTCATCGGGCTGATCGCCGCCGACCTGCTGCTGAAAGTGCTGGTGCACTACAAGCCGCTGGGCGGCATCGACAATATCGCACCCGGTCCGGCGGGCCGCGCGATGACGCTGTTCGTCGCCGCCACGCTCGCCGCCTTCGATCTGGCCAACCCGTACACGTTCAGCCTCGCCGTGCTGCTGGCCGCCTCGCTGCTGTTCGTGCTGTTCCACTTCGCACGCAGCGTCACGGCCGATGCCACCGGGCTGCGCGCCGGTTTCCAGGACAGCCCGCGCATCGCCGTCACGGGCGCCATGCTGGGCGCTTCCCTGCTGCTCACCTTGCTGGGCGCCCTGCTGGCCGGCCGCTTCGGCGACGAGTACGCCTACCGCTATTTCACCTTCCCGCTGCTGCTGGCGGCGGTGCTGGCGATCGTGCTGCTCGACCGGGGCGTGCCGCGCTTCGTCTGGGATGCCGTGCTGCTGGCGGGTGGCGCGCTGACACTGGCCGGCTGCCTGAACACCGCACGCACCGCCACGCCCATCGCCACCACCAACCCGATCGCCGATTGCCTGATGGATGTGGAACGGCAGAACTTCACGCTGCGCGGCGGCATCTCGGACTATTGGACCGGCCCGCAGGTGCGGCAGTTCATGCCGAAGAAGCTGCACATCCTCGACACCTACAACGACCTGGTACCGCACTTCTGGGTGACCACCATCGGTCCCCTGCTGCGGCCCGAGCGTTATCCGCAGATCAAGTACAATTTCGCGTTGCTGCGACCCCGTGGCGATACCTCGGGCTTCAACTACACGGCCGAGACGACCGGCAAGAACCTGCCACAGCCGAGCCGCGTGCATGTCTGCCAGACGGGCAATGAAGTGTGGCTCTACGATGGCAATGAGCTCGACGACGCGGTGCGCAAGGTCGCGGCACGCTACATGCAGGAAAAGGGCATACACCGATGA
- a CDS encoding sulfurtransferase, with the protein MQASTLGAPVQAGAVPSHAAVTAAAPFVNIAAYKFITLENLEELRPQYQEITQRLGLKGTILLTPEGINMFLSGTRENIDEYLAWVRADPRLADLEVKESLSAEQSHKRMLVKIKAEIITMRMPLIKPEEGRAPFVDAKTLKRWLDQGHDDQGKPVVMVDTRNDFEVDVGTFDNTVDYRIRKFTEFPQVIEEHKADFDGKTVVTFCTGGIRCEKAAIHMQNIGYDNVYQLEGGILKYFEEVGGAHYTGDCFVFDYRTALNPRLEPTETVQCFACRAIVTPRQQLAPEYVYGVSCPHCHGKAQDQ; encoded by the coding sequence CCCCTTCGTCAACATCGCCGCCTACAAGTTCATCACGCTGGAGAATCTCGAGGAGCTCCGGCCGCAATACCAGGAAATCACGCAGCGCCTCGGCCTGAAGGGCACCATCCTGCTGACGCCGGAGGGCATCAACATGTTCCTGTCCGGTACCCGGGAAAACATCGACGAGTACCTGGCCTGGGTGCGCGCCGATCCACGCCTGGCCGACCTGGAAGTGAAGGAAAGCCTGTCGGCCGAGCAGTCGCACAAGCGCATGCTGGTGAAGATCAAGGCCGAGATCATTACGATGCGCATGCCGCTGATCAAGCCGGAAGAAGGCCGCGCGCCGTTCGTGGACGCGAAAACCCTGAAGCGCTGGCTGGACCAGGGCCATGACGACCAGGGCAAGCCGGTGGTGATGGTCGACACCCGCAACGATTTCGAGGTGGACGTGGGCACGTTCGACAATACCGTCGACTACCGCATCCGCAAATTCACCGAATTCCCGCAGGTGATCGAGGAACACAAGGCCGACTTCGACGGCAAGACCGTGGTCACGTTCTGCACCGGCGGCATCCGCTGCGAGAAGGCGGCGATCCACATGCAGAATATCGGCTACGACAACGTGTACCAGCTCGAAGGCGGCATCCTGAAGTATTTCGAGGAAGTGGGCGGCGCCCATTACACGGGCGACTGCTTCGTGTTCGACTACCGTACCGCGCTCAATCCCAGGCTGGAACCCACGGAAACCGTGCAATGCTTCGCCTGCCGCGCCATCGTCACTCCGCGCCAGCAACTGGCGCCGGAATATGTGTACGGCGTTTCTTGCCCACATTGCCACGGCAAGGCGCAGGACCAGTGA
- a CDS encoding GtrA family protein — protein MNQFLRFLVLSGLGWLCDFATFALLSQGFGMSPFAANVVSSYVGVTFVWFTSLKTVFYRSGSRQALAMYWTYQLVSIMAYSQLLQAVAGALAGMLATTDLPVALRSAGGLAAKILVTPLNLITNFLFMKFLTRSMRPR, from the coding sequence ATGAACCAGTTCCTGCGTTTCCTGGTGCTGTCCGGCCTCGGCTGGCTGTGCGACTTCGCCACTTTTGCCCTGCTGTCGCAGGGCTTCGGGATGTCGCCGTTCGCGGCCAATGTCGTGTCGTCGTACGTCGGCGTCACGTTCGTCTGGTTCACCTCGCTGAAGACGGTGTTCTACCGCAGCGGGTCGCGCCAGGCGCTGGCCATGTACTGGACCTACCAGCTGGTGTCGATCATGGCTTACTCGCAACTGCTCCAGGCGGTGGCGGGCGCACTGGCCGGCATGCTGGCAACGACCGACCTGCCCGTGGCGCTGCGCAGTGCCGGCGGACTGGCCGCCAAGATCCTGGTCACCCCCCTGAACCTGATAACCAACTTCCTTTTCATGAAATTCCTGACGCGCTCGATGCGCCCGCGATGA
- a CDS encoding TolC family outer membrane protein, which produces MSRIFHSKLNLKLLAGAALLACAGGAHALSFQDAYDAALRNDPTYRVAFYENESGKENRVLGRSALLPSVSANSSVNRNLLDRTIRQPNGRETTDNPRYLSKSHSISLRQPLINMDGLARYKQGKAQSEMSEAIFDVRTGEVAIRVAGAYFDALLARDQLRLAKAQRDMYAEQSTVNRRMFQAGQGTRTDMLETQARLDVAQAAVLEAEDQVTIMRNTLEEIVGTEVGNLDELNADFRFLPLSPATYEDWKAIALQNNADVKAGKLATEVSRQEINKARAGHLPRLDLVASYSKADSETINTLNQDTNNKAIGVQLTVPLYSGGAVSAQGRQAVAGFERAKADLEVRTDKVLVELRKAHSQVVSSVTRIEALNNAVSSGHALLNATTQSIKGGERINLDLLTAQQQLTTSQRDLAQARYTYLLATLRLRNAAGVLSRSDIEQVAGFFRKQQ; this is translated from the coding sequence GTGAGCCGAATCTTTCATTCGAAACTGAACCTGAAACTGCTGGCCGGCGCCGCGCTGCTGGCCTGTGCCGGTGGCGCCCATGCGCTGTCGTTCCAGGATGCCTACGATGCCGCGTTGCGCAACGATCCCACTTACCGGGTGGCCTTCTACGAGAACGAGTCCGGCAAGGAAAACCGCGTGCTGGGCCGTTCGGCCCTGCTGCCGTCGGTGTCCGCCAACTCGTCGGTGAACCGCAACTTGCTGGACCGCACGATCCGCCAGCCGAACGGGCGCGAAACCACCGACAACCCGCGCTACCTCAGCAAGTCCCATTCGATCTCGCTGCGCCAGCCGCTGATCAACATGGATGGCCTGGCCCGCTACAAGCAGGGCAAGGCGCAGTCCGAGATGAGCGAGGCGATCTTCGACGTGCGCACCGGCGAAGTGGCGATCCGCGTGGCCGGCGCCTATTTCGATGCGCTGCTGGCGCGCGACCAGCTGCGCCTGGCCAAGGCCCAGCGCGACATGTATGCCGAACAGAGCACCGTCAACCGCCGCATGTTCCAGGCCGGCCAGGGGACCCGCACGGACATGCTGGAAACCCAGGCGCGCCTGGACGTGGCGCAGGCCGCCGTGCTGGAGGCCGAAGACCAGGTCACGATCATGCGCAATACGCTCGAAGAGATCGTTGGCACGGAGGTGGGCAACCTCGACGAACTGAACGCGGACTTCCGCTTCCTGCCGCTGAGCCCCGCCACCTACGAGGACTGGAAGGCCATCGCCTTGCAGAACAATGCCGACGTCAAGGCGGGCAAGCTGGCCACCGAGGTATCGCGCCAGGAAATCAACAAGGCGCGCGCCGGCCACCTGCCGCGCCTCGACCTGGTGGCTTCCTACAGCAAGGCCGATTCGGAAACCATCAACACGCTGAACCAGGACACCAACAACAAGGCGATCGGCGTGCAGCTGACCGTGCCACTGTATTCCGGCGGCGCCGTGTCCGCGCAGGGCCGCCAGGCGGTGGCGGGCTTCGAGCGCGCCAAGGCCGACCTCGAAGTGCGCACCGACAAGGTGCTGGTGGAACTGCGCAAGGCGCACAGCCAGGTCGTCAGCAGCGTCACGCGCATCGAAGCGCTGAACAACGCCGTCAGCTCGGGGCATGCGCTGCTCAACGCCACCACGCAAAGCATCAAGGGCGGCGAACGCATCAACCTCGACCTGCTGACCGCCCAGCAGCAGCTGACCACCTCGCAGCGCGACCTGGCCCAGGCGCGCTACACCTACCTGCTGGCCACGCTGCGCCTGCGCAATGCGGCGGGCGTGCTGAGCCGGTCCGATATCGAGCAGGTGGCGGGGTTCTTCCGCAAGCAGCAGTAA